One Coccinella septempunctata chromosome 1, icCocSept1.1, whole genome shotgun sequence DNA window includes the following coding sequences:
- the LOC123311570 gene encoding angiopoietin-related protein 7-like — translation MRLIIELVFIELFLISWSSAVRPSVKSTEEDPNLVKSSCNTGQVEYRLTKLEVLTAERGEALKSELRENNRRLQALEWQNSEVVTAIEGFKNEMSRLVAIEHNPVSRAGYDDKNGEIMELKEKIESLSKGIHLAIAAIKLNNAELKSLKQDLISVRNNTENIADNHGHLINKDYFNDAMGEVKHHLIVRHSGNEKCEIQPTDKPRDCVDLQRKGKKSGIYKVYPEDNHKGIMVLCEMETAGGGWAVIQNRYDGFQNFYLGWHDYKHGFGNLGGEFWFGLDNLYRMTGNEINELFIQLVDHTSTGKYAHYGAFSIGSEMEGYSIKLLTGYEGDAGDSMRYHAGSRFSTKDMDQDSWDEGSCARSHNGAWWYKACDEANLNGKYLNGELPDTLIYQGMYWGDFRGPSYSLQKARMMIRPRDKAMDAN, via the exons ATGCGTTTAATAATAGAATTAGTTTTCATTGAACTTTTTTTGATCTCATGGAGTTCAGCCGTTAGACCAAGCGTCAAATCC ACAGAAGAGGATCCAAATCTGGTTAAATCATCATGTAACACAGGGCAGGTCGAATACAGGCTGACTAAATTAGAAGTGCTAACAGCAGAAAGGGGAGAAGCACTAAAATCAGAGCTTCGTGAAAACAATAGAAGATTACAGGCTTTGGAATGGCAGAACAGTGAAGTCGTGACGGCGATAGAGGGCTTCAAAAATGAGATGAGTCGTCTCGTTGCGATAGAACATAATCCAGTTTCGAGAGCGGGATACGATG ATAAAAATGGAGAGATAATGGAGTTGAAAGAAAAGATCGAGTCCTTATCGAAAGGAATTCATCTAGCTATAGCAGCGATTAAGCTTAACAACGCTGAACTGAAGTCCTTGAAGCAAGATTTAATTTCAGTCAGAAATAATACAGA gaaTATTGCGGACAACCACGGCCATTTAATAAACAAAGATTACTTCAACGATGCGATGGGTGAAGTTAAACACCACCTGATCGTCCGACATTCAGGAAATGAAAAGTGTGAAATTCAACCTACAGATAAACCTAGGGATTGCGTTGATCTTCAGAGGAAGGGAAAAAAATCTGGAATCTATAAAGTTTATCCCGAGGACAACCATAAAGGTATAATGGTTCTTTGTGAAATGGAAACAGCTGGCGGAGGTTGGGCTGTGATTCAGAATAGATACGATGGATTTCAAAACTTCTACCTTGGATGGCATGACTACAAACATGGTTTCGGCAATTTGGGTGGAGAGTTTTGGTTTGGTTTGGACAATTTATACAGAATGACGG GCAACGAAATAAACGAGTTGTTCATTCAATTAGTCGACCATACGTCCACAGGAAAATACGCCCATTATGGAGCTTTCAGCATTGGCTCTGAAATGGAAGGATATTCGATAAAATTGCTAACTGGTTATGAGGGTGATGCCGGAGATTCCATGAGATATCATGCAGGAAGTAGATTTAGTACGAAAGACATGGATCAAGATAGTTGGGATGAGGGAAGCTGTGCACGATCTCATA ATGGTGCATGGTGGTATAAAGCCTGCGATGAAGCAAATTTGAACGGGAAATATTTGAATGGAGAACTACCTGATACTTTAATTTACCAAGGAATGTACTGGGGGGATTTCAGAGGACCTAGTTACAGTTTACAGAAGGCGAGAATGATGATAAGACCACGTGATAAGGCAATGGACGCGAACTAG
- the LOC123311871 gene encoding DNApol-eta-like, translating into MRVIALVDMDCFYCQVEEKLNPELQGKPVAVVQYNLWREGGIIAANYLAKAKGVTKGMWKHEAKDLCPEIQFARVAELRGRADLTKYREAGNQVVDVLSTFPILLERASIDEAYLDLTEAVNAELGKGISSIPLDRLKTTHIVGHNTAEFISSISSDQDTDGFCEDDLKLAIGGIIVEKMRSDIYEKTGYRCSAGIAQNKILAKLVCGLHKPNKQTILPGNAIPQFLSELPLKKIKRLGGKFGRKLSEELNISKVGELFNFSQEELSRKFDSKVGQWLYNIARGIDKEPVQPKLLSKSISCCKRFPGKNALFQQKDVEYWINELAIEVAQRLTTDREQNNRKAKMATVSYVQCVNSKDVNTSKTFSLRSYESSIIAQDAFEILKKSCNKTNGLYYLKYLGISVGTFENLKNIKGIKFFLEKKNAKVRQEVNDVNPSKLMEMKEEKDKHEDSELQKTSDLQHGSDISSLSMSNSSTGELRRNDSSHNDYDSFENEEKTSKNSECNERLCDEEKDSVKVNSSSHSESDEEIDEDNMKHSFFVRYFSQIANKNIVDCDNESLPREGDHESFSRNSENSVDEAITKRDCEECGMAIDVDDISSHMDYHFALKLHEQDKSTDDNSSSSSDQSCKKRKFVEYENASTFSTPHKLMTTTESTELCEICNQEISISEVLSHSDYHTAKNLEKMWNAENISADSIKNNAEKMIGNSILRYVKRKSS; encoded by the exons ATGCGGGTAATTGCTCTAGTGGATATGGACTGCTTTTATTGTCAGGTAGAAGAAAAACTAAATCCTGAACTTCAAGGCAAACCTGTTGCTGTTGTACAGTATAACCTTTGGCGAGAAGGAGG GATAATTGCTGCGAATTATTTAGCCAAAGCAAAAGGCGTGACTAAAGGTATGTGGAAGCACGAAGCCAAAGATTTATGCCCAGAAATACAATTTGCAAGAGTAGCTGAACTCCGAGGGAGAGCAGATTTAACGAA ATATCGCGAAGCTGGTAATCAAGTCGTTGATGTCCTCAGTACTTTTCCCATTCTTTTGGAGAGGGCTTCTATAGATGAAGCTTATTTAGACTTAACGGAGGCTGTGAATGCAGAATTGGGGAAAGGTATTTCGAGCATCCCTCTAGACAGGCTAAAAACTACCCATATTGTCGGTCATAACACAGCTGAGTTTATTTCAAGTATTAGCAGCGATCAGGACACCGATGGATTTTGTGAAGATGATTTGAAGTTGGCGATTGGCGGCATCATTGTGGAAAAAATGAGGAGCGATATTTATGAGAAAACAG GTTATAGATGCTCTGCTGGAATAGCACAGAATAAAATATTGGCAAAGCTGGTATGTGGTTTGCACAAACCCAATAAGCAAACAATTTTACCTGGAAATGCGATACCTCAGTTTCTGTCAGAGTTACCtttgaagaaaatcaaaagaTTGGGCGGTAAATTTGGTAGAAAGTTATCAGAAGAATTAAATATTAGTAAAGTTGGTGagctattcaatttttcacaagAAGAACTTTCAAGGAAGTTCGATTCCAAAGTGGG GCAGTGGTTATACAATATCGCAAGAGGAATAGATAAAGAACCAGTTCAACCAAAACTACTTTCTAAATCGATAAGTTGTTGCAAGAGATTTCCAGGAAAGAACGCCCTCTTCCAACAGAAAGATGTAGAGTACTGGATAAACGAATTAGCTATAGAAGTTGCACAAAGATTAACAACAGATCGAGAGCAGAACAACAGAAAAGCAAAAATGGCAACAGTTAGTTATGTTCAGTGTGTTAATTCGAAAGATGTGAACACTTCCAAGACATTCTCACTAAGGTCCTATGAATCAAGTATTATTGCTCAAGAtgcttttgaaattttgaagaagTCTTGCAACAAAACGAATGGTTtgtattatttgaaatatttggGAATAAGTGTTGGGAccttcgaaaatctcaaaaatatTAAGGGTATAAAGTTTTTTTTGGAGAAAAAGAATGCGAAGGTGAGACAGGAAGTCAATGATGTGAATCCATCAAAACTTATGGAAATGAAAGAGGAGAAAGACAAACATGAAGATTCTGAGTTACAGAAAACTAGTGATCTGCAACATGGAagtgatatttcttctctttcTATGAGCAACAGTTCAACAGGGGAACTAAGAAGGAATGATTCTTCACATAATGATTATGattcatttgaaaatgaagaaaaaacgagTAAAAACAGTGAATGCAATGAAAGACTGTGTGATGAGGAGAAGGATTCTGTGAAAGTAAATAGTTCTTCTCACTCAGAAAGTGATGAAGAAATTGATGAGGACAATATGAAACATTCTTTctttgttcgatatttcagtCAAATAGCTAATAAGAATATTGTTGATTGTGATAATGAATCTTTACCAAGAGAAGGAGACCATGAATCCTTTTctagaaattctgaaaatagtgTTGATGAAGCAATCACGAAGCGTGATTGCGAAGAATGTGGTATGGCAATTGACGTTGATGACATAAGTTCTCATATGGATTATCATTTTGCTTTAAAATTACATGAACAAGACAAGTCAACCGACGATAATTCAAGTTCTAGTTCAGATCAATCTTGTAAGAAACGAAAATTTGTTGAATATGAGAATGCGTCTACATTCTCCACACCTCATAAACTTATGACTACCACAGAATCAACAGAACTGTGTGAAATATGCAATCAGGAAATCAGTATCTCAGAAGTATTAAGTCATTCTGATTACCATACtgcaaaaaatttggaaaaaatgtggaATGCTGAAAATATATCAGCTGATTCAATTAAAAATAATGCAGAAAAAATGATAGGTAATAGCATACTCCGATACGTAAAAAGAAAGAGTAGTTGA
- the LOC123307154 gene encoding small integral membrane protein 12-A, translating to MWPILMRVASRYAPYVTLPFAGIIGFIGYNLESWLSDKYTPYNEAIKDSRGDRLLSDEALSNSTEVEKLKLSGNALNRNLSPSLQ from the exons ATGTGGCCCATTTTAATGAGAGTTGCTAGCCGCTACGCTCCTTATGTAACATTGCCGTTTGCCGGTATTATAGGATTTATAGGTTATAATCTAGAAAGTTGGCTTTCTGACAAATATACCCCCTATAATG AAGCAATCAAAGACTCAAGAGGTGATCGTTTACTTAGCGATGAAGCATTATCTAACTCTACagaagttgaaaaattgaaactgTCTGGCAATGCATTGAATCGAAATCTTTCACCTTCTCTACAATGA